From the genome of Oscillospiraceae bacterium, one region includes:
- a CDS encoding helix-hairpin-helix domain-containing protein, protein MKTDLTKIPYIGPKTAQCLIDAGYPDIASLKGQDPEDIYMNDCLVKGYTEHRAVLCFYRLAVAYADGDGALPPDKHHWWNWKT, encoded by the coding sequence ATGAAAACTGACCTGACAAAAATCCCATACATCGGGCCTAAGACGGCACAATGCTTGATTGACGCGGGCTATCCCGACATTGCGTCGCTCAAAGGACAAGACCCGGAGGACATATACATGAACGACTGTCTTGTCAAAGGATATACCGAACATCGCGCGGTTTTGTGTTTTTATCGATTGGCGGTGGCGTATGCCGATGGAGACGGGGCGTTGCCTCCAGATAAGCATCATTGGTGGAATTGGAAGACTTAG
- a CDS encoding NFACT family protein, with protein sequence MPLDAICLSAVIAELQPGLENMRVDKVTQPERDEIVLHMRTTSRENVKLLLCANPSSARLHFTTASKPNPQTAPMFCMLLRKHLTGARLLSFEQPKGERVVKLTFSGYDELGDTTTRILLLEMIGRTANLFFMDAENRIIAALRQSNADITTERANLPGMMYQEPTPPDKYYILTLGIFDWRRIFAQEGQAAEIIRAKCYGFSPLAAREAVYHALGDCTAFAATENADQLAAGCFEFFQNLQEKNFKPVLLRQGDVIKDFYCTEIGQYDDWQVETCESFNRLLDTFYAQTYGAQALQRKKASLQKTVKSKVDRVTRKIAAQRQELHTAIDREHWRKQGELLKANLHIVQKGAEAVIVDDYYEMDCPELTIKLDPLLTPQQNAAKFFKNYAKAKTAEAMLNERLMLGEQELAYWLSVHEAIQRCENERELQEIKDEVHPDKISKKGKKQSIQSRPYQFLSSSGLRIFAGRNNTQNETLTLRTARKTDLWLHAQKMPGAHVIVEALGQEPDDKTLEEAAIIAATLSAAKNGVKVPIDYTLVKHVKKLPKSHLGMVNYEQFSTIYADADAGLLEKLKI encoded by the coding sequence ATGCCGCTTGATGCTATTTGCTTGTCTGCCGTTATCGCAGAATTGCAGCCCGGACTTGAAAATATGCGGGTCGATAAAGTTACGCAACCCGAGCGTGACGAAATTGTGTTGCATATGCGCACGACATCGCGCGAAAATGTAAAGTTATTGCTATGCGCGAATCCATCGAGTGCGCGACTGCACTTCACAACGGCAAGCAAGCCGAATCCGCAAACGGCACCGATGTTTTGTATGCTGTTGCGCAAACATTTGACAGGCGCGCGATTGCTGTCTTTCGAACAGCCAAAAGGTGAGCGCGTTGTTAAGTTGACCTTTTCGGGCTATGATGAATTGGGTGACACGACGACGCGTATTTTGTTGTTGGAGATGATTGGGCGTACAGCGAATTTGTTTTTTATGGATGCAGAAAATCGAATTATTGCAGCATTGCGTCAAAGCAATGCGGATATTACGACGGAACGCGCTAATTTGCCAGGCATGATGTATCAAGAGCCGACGCCGCCTGACAAGTATTATATCTTGACGTTAGGGATTTTCGATTGGCGGCGGATTTTTGCACAAGAGGGACAGGCTGCCGAGATTATTCGTGCCAAATGCTATGGGTTTTCGCCATTGGCAGCGCGTGAGGCTGTGTACCATGCGTTGGGCGACTGCACGGCGTTTGCTGCAACAGAAAATGCCGACCAGTTGGCGGCGGGATGTTTTGAATTTTTTCAAAATTTGCAAGAGAAGAACTTTAAGCCTGTTTTGTTACGGCAAGGAGATGTTATCAAGGATTTTTACTGTACTGAGATAGGGCAGTATGACGATTGGCAGGTTGAAACATGCGAATCATTCAACCGGTTACTGGATACTTTCTATGCACAAACGTACGGCGCACAGGCATTACAGCGCAAGAAAGCCTCATTGCAAAAGACTGTCAAGTCTAAAGTTGACCGTGTGACACGCAAAATTGCCGCACAACGACAGGAGTTGCACACGGCTATCGACCGTGAGCATTGGCGTAAGCAAGGCGAGCTGCTCAAAGCCAACTTGCACATCGTGCAAAAGGGTGCGGAGGCCGTGATTGTCGATGATTATTACGAGATGGATTGCCCTGAGTTGACAATCAAGCTTGACCCGCTGCTTACGCCGCAGCAGAATGCAGCCAAGTTTTTTAAGAATTATGCAAAGGCGAAGACGGCCGAGGCGATGCTCAACGAGCGTTTGATGCTGGGGGAGCAGGAGTTGGCGTATTGGCTATCGGTGCATGAAGCGATTCAGCGTTGTGAAAATGAGCGCGAATTGCAAGAAATTAAAGACGAAGTTCATCCCGATAAAATTTCGAAAAAGGGTAAAAAACAGTCAATACAGAGCAGGCCATATCAGTTTTTGTCTTCAAGCGGATTGCGCATTTTTGCGGGACGCAACAATACGCAAAATGAAACATTGACGTTGCGTACGGCACGGAAAACAGACTTATGGCTGCATGCACAAAAAATGCCCGGCGCGCACGTTATTGTTGAAGCATTGGGGCAAGAGCCGGACGATAAGACATTGGAAGAAGCGGCTATTATTGCGGCAACGTTGAGCGCGGCAAAAAATGGCGTCAAAGTGCCAATTGATTATACATTGGTCAAGCATGTCAAAAAGCTGCCAAAATCACATCTCGGTATGGTGAATTACGAGCAATTTAGTACAATTTATGCAGATGCAGATGCTGGATTATTGGAGAAATTAAAAATATGA
- a CDS encoding Nif3-like dinuclear metal center hexameric protein, with product MTKVIDILQVLQEFSPLPLAMAGDNNGLLAGHSNASVERVLVALDASMAVIDEAVSRGAQLIVAHHPVNRGLWTVTDIAGYDERRMLALLENKIACISMHTNLDAAQGGINDILAELCGLHCVSILDAATQLGRVGHVDGSLTVREYAGKISDTLGCNALRFCDGGKPVCKVAVGSGNSADCYSIVVAKGCDTFVTGDIKYHLWLEALESGINLIDAGHYETEAIACNKLQDIISQRFGGLDVRVSQAMRLPYEVL from the coding sequence ATGACAAAAGTAATTGATATTTTGCAGGTTTTGCAAGAGTTTTCGCCGTTGCCACTGGCTATGGCGGGTGACAACAATGGGCTGTTGGCGGGGCACAGTAATGCGTCTGTTGAGCGCGTGCTTGTGGCGTTGGACGCATCAATGGCAGTCATTGATGAGGCGGTCTCTCGTGGGGCACAATTGATTGTGGCGCACCACCCAGTCAATCGCGGTTTGTGGACCGTAACGGATATAGCGGGATATGATGAGCGTCGCATGCTGGCGTTGTTGGAAAATAAAATTGCTTGTATTTCAATGCACACCAATCTTGATGCGGCACAGGGTGGCATCAATGATATATTGGCTGAATTGTGCGGGTTGCACTGTGTGAGCATTCTTGATGCTGCCACACAGTTGGGTCGTGTAGGACATGTTGACGGCAGCTTGACAGTGCGCGAATATGCCGGGAAAATTTCTGATACATTGGGGTGCAATGCATTGCGCTTTTGTGATGGCGGAAAGCCTGTGTGCAAGGTTGCTGTAGGAAGCGGAAACTCCGCCGATTGTTACTCAATTGTCGTTGCCAAAGGGTGTGATACCTTTGTAACGGGTGACATCAAATATCATTTATGGTTGGAGGCATTGGAGTCTGGGATTAACTTGATTGACGCGGGGCATTATGAAACCGAAGCTATTGCCTGCAACAAACTGCAAGACATTATATCGCAACGATTTGGCGGCTTAGATGTGCGTGTGAGCCAAGCCATGCGCTTGCCATATGAGGTGTTGTAA
- a CDS encoding class I SAM-dependent methyltransferase: MVDVGTDHARLPLWLLQRGVTENVTAVDIADNPLRNARNLAEHVGLYEQLHLVKSNGLTALCGDDYDTVVIAGMGGETIADIIAASPWSLQKHLLLQPMSRPERLLAYLESVGLLPRVTMVRDGQREYTIFEVGI, encoded by the coding sequence GTGGTCGACGTTGGAACCGACCACGCGCGCTTGCCTTTGTGGCTGCTGCAACGCGGTGTTACGGAAAATGTTACAGCAGTCGACATTGCCGATAATCCACTGCGAAATGCCAGGAATTTGGCGGAGCACGTGGGCCTGTATGAGCAACTGCACCTTGTCAAATCAAATGGCTTGACGGCGTTGTGTGGTGACGACTACGATACCGTTGTCATTGCCGGTATGGGTGGCGAAACGATTGCTGATATTATAGCGGCATCGCCGTGGAGCCTGCAGAAGCATTTATTGTTGCAGCCGATGAGCCGGCCGGAGCGATTGTTGGCATACTTGGAAAGTGTTGGTTTGTTGCCACGTGTGACAATGGTGCGAGACGGGCAGCGTGAGTATACGATTTTCGAGGTTGGAATATGA
- a CDS encoding DUF1858 domain-containing protein, whose product MKQVTKDMIVGDILDIDSSLSQYFLAIGMHCLGCPGSRGKTLEQACEKHGQDLDSLMEKLNAHLANA is encoded by the coding sequence ATGAAACAAGTGACAAAAGATATGATTGTGGGCGATATTTTGGATATCGATAGCTCACTTTCGCAGTATTTCTTGGCGATTGGTATGCATTGCCTGGGGTGCCCCGGTTCGCGTGGCAAAACGTTAGAGCAGGCGTGTGAAAAGCATGGTCAAGACCTTGACTCGCTGATGGAAAAGCTGAATGCCCATTTGGCAAACGCGTAA
- a CDS encoding bifunctional 4-hydroxy-3-methylbut-2-enyl diphosphate reductase/30S ribosomal protein S1, with amino-acid sequence MTPEIIIAKSAGFCFGVQRAVDLALETAREGKCFTVGPIVHNQSVMTYLAEQGVGYVDDWQDAPPAATLIVRSHGLGRDVWQAIHARQGKTVDATCPCVAKMHKLAAQCEQSGRTLLIIGSRNHPEVRGVVGWCNNHFIAENEVELAEFLKNISQEQSITMMAQATTVRAIWEKCVKTLKKDCTNVEIFDTICGATDARQRETVELAVSCDCMVVVGDRASANTEKLVKLSQQSCDNVVWVENAAQWPCGHTTGKKRIGVTAGASTPDRSIEEVVTVMTEEMKSGTNMNEGFEALLEQTFKTLSTGDRVVATVVGITPTEVQLELGTKHAGYIPIGEISNDPNAKPEDLFTVGQEVEVFVVHVSDNEGVVLCSRKKIETLAHYDVVHDAVKEDVVLEGIVIEENAGGVVVSVNGVRVFVPASLSGVPRETPLSSIMKQKVNLCILEYNGDRRRFVGSIRAAKNLVRDAAFAKVWETLKVGDAVEGEVKSLTKYGAFVDLGGIDGLLHVSEMSWSHVRTPEEFCKVGDVLKVRVIKMNEETKKISLSVKDPAQDPWRNFTEACTVDDIVKVKIVRFAPFGAFAEIMPHVTGLIHISEIAHEHLKSPADALAIEQEVEARILHIDHEKRKISLSIRATLEPPVPVKIDEDSSLDEVVASADSDGTVDVPQDVAEAVEEVIETVEVAEVIEEIVEAVEEAEVAEVAAEIAEAAEETNEE; translated from the coding sequence ATGACACCTGAGATTATTATCGCTAAGTCAGCAGGGTTTTGTTTTGGGGTACAGCGTGCTGTGGATTTGGCGTTGGAGACGGCACGGGAGGGTAAATGCTTTACCGTTGGGCCGATTGTGCACAATCAATCTGTGATGACGTATTTGGCAGAGCAGGGGGTCGGGTATGTTGATGACTGGCAAGATGCACCGCCGGCGGCGACACTGATTGTTCGCAGTCACGGATTGGGACGTGATGTTTGGCAAGCAATTCATGCGCGGCAAGGTAAAACAGTAGACGCGACATGTCCGTGCGTTGCTAAAATGCACAAATTAGCGGCACAATGTGAGCAATCGGGGCGGACATTGTTGATAATTGGCAGCCGAAATCACCCCGAAGTGCGCGGCGTTGTCGGATGGTGCAACAATCACTTTATTGCCGAAAACGAAGTGGAATTGGCGGAATTTCTGAAAAATATATCACAAGAACAATCGATAACGATGATGGCGCAGGCGACCACTGTTAGGGCAATTTGGGAAAAATGCGTAAAAACATTAAAAAAAGACTGTACAAACGTCGAAATATTTGATACAATATGCGGAGCGACTGATGCGCGGCAACGTGAGACCGTCGAATTGGCGGTCAGTTGTGACTGCATGGTTGTTGTCGGCGACAGGGCGAGTGCCAATACTGAAAAATTGGTCAAACTGTCGCAACAGTCGTGTGACAATGTGGTTTGGGTCGAAAACGCGGCCCAGTGGCCGTGCGGGCATACGACGGGAAAGAAAAGGATTGGCGTAACGGCCGGTGCGTCGACGCCGGACCGGTCAATCGAGGAGGTAGTCACCGTTATGACTGAAGAAATGAAGAGCGGAACAAATATGAATGAGGGCTTTGAGGCGTTGCTGGAACAAACGTTCAAGACGCTGAGTACAGGCGACCGCGTTGTGGCGACGGTTGTAGGCATTACGCCAACTGAAGTGCAATTGGAACTGGGCACGAAGCACGCTGGATATATCCCCATCGGCGAAATCAGCAACGACCCCAATGCCAAGCCGGAAGATTTGTTCACTGTAGGACAAGAAGTTGAAGTCTTTGTGGTGCATGTAAGCGACAATGAGGGCGTGGTGTTGTGCAGCCGTAAGAAAATTGAGACGCTGGCACACTATGATGTAGTGCATGACGCTGTTAAAGAAGATGTCGTACTCGAAGGCATTGTCATTGAAGAAAATGCCGGCGGCGTTGTTGTCAGTGTCAATGGTGTGCGCGTGTTTGTGCCGGCCAGTTTGTCGGGTGTGCCGCGAGAAACGCCGTTGAGCTCAATTATGAAGCAAAAGGTAAACCTTTGCATCTTGGAGTATAACGGCGACCGCCGCCGCTTTGTCGGTTCGATTCGTGCTGCCAAGAACCTCGTACGCGATGCAGCGTTTGCTAAAGTTTGGGAAACGCTGAAAGTCGGCGATGCAGTGGAAGGCGAAGTCAAGTCGCTGACCAAGTATGGCGCATTTGTTGACCTCGGCGGCATTGACGGTCTATTGCATGTCAGTGAAATGTCGTGGTCGCATGTTCGCACGCCTGAGGAATTCTGCAAGGTAGGCGATGTGCTGAAAGTGCGCGTCATTAAGATGAACGAGGAAACCAAGAAAATTTCGCTGTCGGTTAAAGATCCAGCGCAAGACCCGTGGCGCAATTTTACAGAAGCTTGCACGGTTGATGATATTGTCAAAGTTAAAATTGTTCGCTTTGCGCCATTTGGCGCGTTTGCTGAGATTATGCCACACGTTACCGGGTTGATTCACATCTCGGAAATCGCACATGAACATTTGAAGAGTCCGGCCGATGCGTTGGCGATTGAGCAAGAAGTTGAAGCGAGGATTTTACATATTGATCACGAAAAGCGCAAGATTTCGCTGTCAATTCGTGCGACCTTAGAGCCACCAGTGCCTGTGAAAATTGACGAAGATAGCAGCCTTGATGAGGTTGTTGCGTCTGCTGATTCGGATGGCACGGTTGATGTGCCGCAGGATGTTGCTGAGGCAGTTGAAGAAGTTATTGAAACAGTTGAAGTGGCCGAGGTCATTGAAGAGATTGTTGAAGCTGTCGAGGAAGCTGAGGTTGCAGAAGTTGCGGCAGAAATTGCTGAAGCCGCAGAAGAAACAAACGAGGAGTAA
- a CDS encoding 1-acyl-sn-glycerol-3-phosphate acyltransferase, translating into MGLKIAHFLARLVWRALYFTKYVGADNMPEGGAVLCANHTSLADPFFILFRAKIGEFPYTIAKKELFQNKILAKFLTWAHVFPVDRGKADLRAIRKSLEVLRAGHKLLIFPEGRRVDAPTGDEDAKSGAAMFAHKVGVPIVPIYMTARRKLPFRRVTVVYGEPIYLDFGGGKPTQEMYTREMDSVMDKVRELGIKRGKGYDT; encoded by the coding sequence ATGGGATTGAAAATTGCCCATTTTTTGGCACGGCTTGTTTGGAGGGCGTTGTATTTTACCAAATATGTTGGTGCGGACAATATGCCCGAAGGCGGTGCTGTACTGTGTGCCAACCATACGTCGCTGGCCGACCCGTTTTTCATATTGTTTAGGGCTAAGATTGGTGAGTTTCCTTACACGATTGCTAAAAAAGAGTTGTTTCAGAATAAGATTTTGGCGAAGTTTTTGACGTGGGCGCACGTTTTCCCCGTTGACCGCGGTAAGGCTGACTTACGTGCTATCCGCAAGTCACTTGAGGTGCTGCGGGCAGGGCATAAGTTGCTGATTTTTCCTGAAGGACGGCGGGTTGACGCACCGACGGGAGATGAGGACGCTAAGAGCGGTGCGGCGATGTTCGCGCATAAAGTTGGTGTGCCGATTGTTCCCATTTATATGACAGCGCGGCGGAAGCTGCCGTTTCGCCGTGTTACCGTGGTTTACGGTGAGCCGATTTATCTTGACTTTGGTGGCGGAAAGCCTACACAAGAGATGTACACCCGCGAAATGGATAGTGTGATGGATAAGGTGCGCGAATTGGGTATAAAGCGAGGAAAAGGGTATGACACCTGA
- the cmk gene encoding (d)CMP kinase, with translation MISIAIDGPGGAGKSTLARQLAVKLKFIYIDTGAIYRTAGLAAVRAGIRPADEVAVAALLPRLKIGIEYCNGEQVVTLNGENVNAFIRTPEASKAAADVSALPCVRDYLLQVQRELADERDVVMDGRDIGTIVLPNADVKIFLTADIEERARRRYEQLKDTDVTFEAVLEAIALRDEKDIKRAIAPLKAADDAVVVNTTEMTLAESLDKLMQIVRKKLQESGGV, from the coding sequence ATGATATCAATCGCTATCGATGGACCCGGCGGGGCAGGGAAAAGTACATTAGCGCGGCAACTTGCCGTCAAATTGAAGTTCATATACATCGACACCGGCGCGATTTACCGCACTGCGGGACTTGCGGCTGTGCGGGCAGGGATTAGGCCCGCAGATGAGGTAGCGGTTGCGGCGTTGTTGCCCAGGTTGAAAATTGGCATTGAATACTGCAATGGTGAGCAAGTCGTCACACTCAATGGCGAGAATGTTAACGCTTTTATTCGCACGCCTGAGGCGTCGAAAGCAGCGGCAGATGTTTCGGCGTTGCCTTGCGTGCGTGATTACTTGCTACAAGTGCAACGGGAACTGGCAGATGAGCGCGATGTTGTCATGGACGGACGGGACATTGGCACGATTGTCCTGCCGAATGCCGATGTTAAAATCTTTCTCACGGCCGACATTGAGGAACGCGCGCGGCGACGGTATGAACAGCTGAAAGATACAGATGTCACTTTCGAGGCGGTGTTGGAGGCGATTGCGTTGCGCGATGAGAAGGACATTAAGCGCGCTATCGCACCGTTGAAAGCGGCGGACGATGCTGTTGTGGTGAATACCACTGAGATGACGTTGGCAGAGAGTTTGGATAAGCTGATGCAAATTGTGCGGAAAAAATTGCAGGAAAGCGGGGGCGTGTAG
- a CDS encoding class I SAM-dependent methyltransferase, producing the protein MEIADIGGATGVFSYWLSQKGHNAHLLDYMPSHIEKAKEKSNTLNITLKSYICGDARQVPYQDNQFDLVLEMGPLYHLQKRNDRIQCLTEAERILKNDGIVICEVISRYVNVFEGFQLNLIDDEQFLAILDENLSTGLHSPGDTSYFTNAYFHTHDEIRCEMEEAGFVDILVLPVEGIGSILNAKQYFENEQRARLLLKYIKETENIPELLGVSGHLMAIGKKCS; encoded by the coding sequence ATGGAGATTGCAGATATTGGTGGTGCAACGGGGGTGTTTTCTTATTGGCTTTCTCAAAAAGGACATAACGCCCACTTGCTCGATTACATGCCATCGCATATAGAGAAAGCCAAAGAAAAATCAAACACGCTAAATATCACGCTAAAATCATATATCTGTGGCGATGCAAGACAAGTTCCATATCAAGACAATCAATTTGACCTTGTGCTTGAAATGGGGCCATTATATCATTTGCAAAAAAGGAATGACAGAATTCAATGCTTGACCGAGGCAGAGCGAATACTAAAAAATGACGGCATAGTTATTTGCGAAGTTATATCTAGATACGTAAATGTATTTGAGGGATTTCAATTGAATCTCATTGACGATGAGCAATTCCTTGCAATTTTAGACGAAAATCTGTCAACCGGTCTACACTCGCCCGGTGATACATCGTATTTTACTAACGCTTACTTCCATACGCACGACGAAATTAGATGCGAGATGGAGGAGGCTGGTTTCGTTGACATACTTGTTCTACCAGTTGAGGGAATTGGTAGCATCTTAAACGCTAAGCAATATTTTGAGAATGAACAACGGGCAAGGCTATTGTTAAAATACATTAAAGAAACAGAAAACATACCCGAATTGTTAGGTGTTTCGGGACATTTAATGGCTATCGGCAAGAAATGCTCCTAA